The sequence below is a genomic window from Lolium perenne isolate Kyuss_39 chromosome 4, Kyuss_2.0, whole genome shotgun sequence.
CCTTGTCCTTCCCAAGAAACAGTTCCTCCAAATGCTGGAATAATAAATAAGAGGGACTCCCTAGGCACCTGTTTAGAGGAAGATAAAAAGGAGAAAAAGTAAATACTTATGATGAGGCAAATAGATGGAAAATGATAGTCTTCAGTACGCTTAATTCCAGTTACCTACCTCACGACTTAAATAAAATTTCAAGCCTCTGAATAAATTCCTAGAATCTTTAGCGGGACCATCCTCTATATCATCAGCAACTGATTCTTCTACAAGATGCATTAGCGCACCAGGTTCATTAGCTGGGAGTTGATGTTGAAGCTGTGCCAATCTGAGTTCAGATTCATCAGTTTTTGAGTTCTCTTTGTTATTCTCAGTCTCTTTATCCTCAGTTGACCCATTAGAGTCTGGATTTCCTGGCAGTCTTCCAGTAGACATATATCGGGACAGCGCATAGAGCTCTGGTATAAACATAACAAGAAATGTCAAACAAAGAAAACAATGTCACTGAATCATAAAACTAAGGAAAGTAAAATAAATGAGGATACAAAAAGGGATGTTGGCTGAAGTGGCTGCTATAAGCACCATCACTTACCAGCAGATAAAGCTTCAAGACGAGGATCCAGAATAGGAGGGTAGTTTACATTTATTGAATGGTAAAGCTTGAAGTTGATAAATCCTAGAAGAGTCTGCAAGCAAACCATAATCACGAAAATGAGAGGAACACTACATAGCCCAGATACCATCGACATTTGGAAACTGCAGGAAGTGGTTTTTTCGCAATAGTTCAAGACATGTACATACATGTACCCAAAGGCAACAAGTTCAGTTCAACATTTAGTTACAAAGTAGAATCTTGTGGTTTTATGAATATTATTTCCAACTTCACAAGTAACTGTAGCAATGTTTGGAGAACAAAAAAAACACTATGTTACAGTCTAACAAACATAGTAAGCACAACAGAGACAATGCAAATTATGTAAGCTGAAAATAAACAAGCAAGATAACTTTCCAAAAATATTTGATGTTTTAAGTAAAAATAGGGAAATGGAAATAATAAACCTAGCAATTTGGTGACAGAATTTGATAATTACAATTATTCTAACAGAAGGGCTTCAAGCTATTGAAGCCACCACAATCAGGCAGCGTATAAAGGACAGGCGGATGGTAGCCTCATTCCAACGCATACAGGGTTATCTTCTATCTGCCTGCCACCATCTGACTATAATTTACTCTAAATGAACGTGCAGCAATTTTTCTTTAGAAAAATGATTATATATGTTCTGAGTAAAGCAGAAATGATGAAGAACTAAAGAGTATTCGCATGCTTTTACCTCATAGAATTCCAAGAAGGTAAGCATCACATTGAAGTCGACGTCATCCGTTAAAACTTGCTGAAGAGCATGGGGAGTTAGCCAGGTGATCTTTTGCCCTTGAACTTCAGCCTAGAAAATGTAGTCGAATCATAAATTTTGACTGTACAATCGCAATGCAGTGAATAAGAATGCAGAGGGTATGCACATGACAATAACTTAACAGAAATTACCTGGTAGTATATGCCCTTGACAGATATAAATGTCTTCCGCAGGGAATTCGTTCGAGAAATATATGCCTGCCATTCATGGCTTAACCTACAATATCCAAAGATTCCTCCAAATTAACAAAATGATGCAAGGGCAATGCTGTATATGTGGAGAGCAAAAAAGAGGCAAACACCAAGTCCTTCACATTTACAGGGATTTTTTTTAATTATTTCCTGACTTCCAGTAAATATATACTTTCACAACCTTAAATTCTTCCTCACAAATGCACTATAGTGGCACTAAAGACGTGATGACCGGATGTGAAGAGTGGGAACTTAAATACCATTTGGGCATTAAAGGTCCCAGGTAATTCCCAAACTGAACGTACCTGCGGCAGTTATGAATTCGTTGTACTTGCACGCGTTCACCTTCAACAGCAGGTAACGCCGCAAACAAATGCACCATCGTTAGGCAATCATCCAGGTCTCTAAGGGCATCAATAAAAGTTGGATATCTGCACAGCAACAATAAGAAAAAAGATGGATCATGTTATGTAGAGATAACACAGTTTGGACAACCCCCAAAGAATCATCTTAAACTCACTCAGTACCTTTCAATGATAAGCCTATCAAGTTTGTAAGATGGTGGACGATTCAACAGTCTGTCTGCAAGATCCTTGTTTTTCTTAGCAAAAGCCTTCTTAACTTTCTTTCTGTGAACCCTCATTTCCCTGAAATCAACCATGAAGGAAATAGCATTACAAAATCATAGTTGCCAACAGGCTCCTTATATCACAAAATAATAACTCAGGAGTAGCATAGTCTAATATGCGCATACTGTATTTAGTTCAAGTGATAATAAACAGTGTCCTCTGGTACCATAGGTTAGCATTGGCAGTGCACGGAAAGAGTGCAAATTGAATAGCAGATGGCTCTTCGATTGCCTACAGTAAGTTGGTTCTGATATTGATCTGTTTTTCCAAAGGCTTGGTTCTGATATTGGTTTATTTTCCAAAAGGCCTCTACCCCTCTAGTAAAAATACAGCTTGCGtaagtgcagaaactcaactacaAATCATATGCTAAGAGCAAAACCTCAATTAGATAAAATAACAGAAACAGATAATACACAAACAGATACATAGTCCTCTGGCAGCAGAACTAGTAAGATCACCTTACATGGAACCAGCAAAAACAGGGCAATAAATGGTACCTCTTCAAAAGTGAACACACAATTGCAACTCACAGAGCACTGTGCAGTTAAACAGATAAAAAAGCACGCGACGGAAATTTTGGCAGGAAGCTGAAGTACCTGAACTTCTCAATCAGAGGGTCATGAAGCAGAAAGGCTATGTCCTTCATGTGGTAGTAGGTCTTGTGGTTcccctccaccttcttcttcggctCCCGGGGGAACACACCCTTGAGTATGCATAGTTTCCTGCAGCAGAATCGTGAACAGAAAAGTTAACACGGCTCTTCTCACAGTAACTTTGCAAAATTGCAAAGTGAAATCTGATGTCCTAAGCTTCTCTCGGCATACAAGCCGCTCTATAGCGCACGGTAAATTGCACTAATTAGCTGAATGAAGTGTGTATTTGAGCTGACAAATGCATCGGGTAACAAATTTGAAAGCAGCTGGTTAACATCGACGCTACAGAAAATTTGGCTAAAGATTTATCATCGGCGGTGAAGTACAGGCGGGGGGGTCGAGAGGGGACCTGAAGACCGCGAGGGAAATCTGAAGGTAGCTGACCGCCTTGGTCCTGGTGATGTACTTGGCGGCGTTCCCCTCCTTCTTCTTGCCCTAGATAAAGCACACCAGAAGCAACAGGGTAAGAGACTCTGCGGACGACGGCACGGGGGGGAAGGCCCTTGGAAGAAAGGGAGGGAGAAGGGAGGATTACCGCAGGGCGATAGTGCTtcggcatggtggtggtggcggcggcggcggcggcacggtCGTCCTTGGGGGACGGACGGGGAGAAACGAGAGAGGGGGAGatgggttttagggttttggttTATATGGCGGCGGGCGGCTTGGGCTGGAGCAGAGTGATGGGTCGGGGTTCGGTCGGTTGCCGTCTCCTTGCAGATATTTCTTCGCTAACATTGCTTTTGGCTAACTTTTTTTTCTCCTTTGTGTGGTTTTTTTTTTCGCGAAAAGCTTGTGTGGTTCTTAAAACTTCTCTAGTTTCAGCTATCTAAATTTCTTTGGTTTGATGAACATTATTACAGCTAAAAAAATGGCATCACACATTTCTCCACCTTTTTTAACCGAGGCCCCGAAGGGCCTAGATACTCCTTCAGTTATAAGCGGTGGGGATATAGTACTATAGTTGGGACCTCAAGAAATAAAGCAACGCCGGAGCAACCCCTGACTTCTACAAGAACTCCATCACCGCCACTACACTGAGGACTCCAGCTTCGGCCTTCTTCGCTAGCTCTGGGACAAAGCCACTTGGCTTTGAGTAGAAGATGTGCGTCATCGAGAGTCCTTTGAAGGGCCTCCTCGTGGAGGTTGAACAAACACCGGTGAACTTCGTCGGCGTGAACAACTCCAACCACCCATGTCTACCGCCCATGTATACCGCCAACAACTCCATCCCACACATTCTCCCTATCGCCACCATGGCAACACAAGAGAAAGAGTTGCAGAGGTTCACCAACATAACCCACGCAACATCCATATTTGAGAGCTTATTGAAAAATTCTTTGGCCACGGAGCTTCTCACCACGCATGACTCCGGGCAACGGAGCaccatgaggaggaggaagaagaccatACAGCCAGTGGCCGAGCTTGAAAAAATTGCATGGGTGGGCCAGACTCAAAGAAAGCACAGAAAACTCATTCTGAACCATACCTAGACTGATTAGCTGCTGCTCAATATTTtgtgtacccatggatattgaaaTTCACAAAATTGAAGAAACAAAATCTAAACAACACACCGTGCTATCAAATTGCAGCCAAGAATATGAGAAAGAACGGAAAGTAGGGTAGGAAAATTGGAGTATAATAGGGGTTGGATTCAATCACAGCGTTGCTTGGCGGTTGCTGGACCTTCGGCCGGTGGCCATGCCCATGTGATGTCGCCGCACCTACAGCTGTGTGGCGATCTCCTGGCTGTGTTGATGCCTCGTGTATCGCTAGCTCCTCCACTGATTCCTCCGCCCCTTGTTTTCAACCAAAATCGCTAGAACTAGGATCAGTAGTGCCTAGTATAGTGAGGCGTCCCCATCCCTGGGTGTGGCTTATGTTCAGAGACGAAATTGAGGGCCGAGCGAGCTAGAACGAGAAAGGCAACGTAACATGCCATTGACTTCTGATGAGTAGCGCCTTGTATGCATAGGAGTAAATATTTTTTTCAGCAGAAAACATGGGCGGGCCATGGCCCAGTTTTGCCCAACTAAGCTTCCCAGTGCATACAGCACCGAGTGCCACTCAGGAGCGCCAATCCGATTTGCTAACGGCtgctacgtctcaaacgtatctataatctcttatgtttcatgctacttttatgatgatactcacatgttttatacatactttacatcatttatacgcattttccggcactaacatatttacgagatgccgaagagccagttgctattttctgttgttttttgtttcagaaatcctacaaaggaaatattttcggaattggacgaaatcaacgcccagggtcttatttttccacggagcttccagaagaccgaaggggatacggagtggggcgacgaggcgccgccaccatagggccgcgcggccagggaggggcccgcgctgccctatggtgtgggcctctcgtcagccctccgactctgcccttccgcctatttattccctccgtcgcgaaaacccttttaccgagagccacgatacggaaaaccttccagagacgccgccgccgccaatcccatcttgggggattcaggagatcgcctccggcaccctaccggagaggggaatcatctcccagaggactcttcatcaccatgatcgcctccggattgatgtgtgagtagttcacccctggactatgggtccatagcagtagctagatggttgtcttctcctcattgtgctatcatgttagatcttgtgagctgcctatcatgatcaagatcatctatttgtaatgctacatgttgtgtttgttgggatccgatgaatatggaatactatgtcaagttgattatcaatctatcatacatgtgttgtttatgatcttgcgtgctctccgttgctagtagaggctctgaccaagttgatacttgtaactccaagagggagtatttatgctcgatagtgggttcatgcctccattgaatctgggacagtgacagaaagttctaaggttgtggatgtgatgttgctactagggataaaacatcaatgctttgtctaaggatatttgtgttgattacattacgcaccatacttgatgcaattgtctgttgtttgcaacttaatacttgaaggggtgcggatgctaacccgaaggtggactttttaggcatagatgcatgctggatagcggtctatgtactttgtcgtaatgcccgattaaatctcatcgtagtcatcatgatatgtatgtgcattgttatgccctcttcatttgtcaatttcccaactgtaatttgttcacccaacatgctatttcttattggagagacaccactagtgaactgtggacctcggtccattcttttacatctgaatacaatctactgcaaacattgttctctactgttctttgcaaacaaacatcattttccacaccatacatttaatcatttgtttacagcaagccggtgagattgacaacctcactgttaagttggggcaaagtattttgattatgttgtgcaggttccacgttggcgccggaatccctggtgttgcaccgcactacac
It includes:
- the LOC127293310 gene encoding pescadillo homolog, whose amino-acid sequence is MPKHYRPAGKKKEGNAAKYITRTKAVSYLQISLAVFRKLCILKGVFPREPKKKVEGNHKTYYHMKDIAFLLHDPLIEKFREMRVHRKKVKKAFAKKNKDLADRLLNRPPSYKLDRLIIERYPTFIDALRDLDDCLTMVHLFAALPAVEGERVQVQRIHNCRRLSHEWQAYISRTNSLRKTFISVKGIYYQAEVQGQKITWLTPHALQQVLTDDVDFNVMLTFLEFYETLLGFINFKLYHSINVNYPPILDPRLEALSAELYALSRYMSTGRLPGNPDSNGSTEDKETENNKENSKTDESELRLAQLQHQLPANEPGALMHLVEESVADDIEDGPAKDSRNLFRGLKFYLSREVPRESLLFIIPAFGGTVSWEGQGAPFEETDEEITHQIVDRPTQSHVFLSREYVQPQWIFDCVNALLILPTEGYIVGRVPPPHLSPFVDNDEEGYVPEYAETIKRLQDAAKSKVLPLPGLGDEAHENSMVDTRSEYNEVAEKKRKLDMLEKQYHEELKMEIEGTTFSNISNKKADIPDVPDDAEGDESEEAKEDDPIKQAADDAEEISKSLMSNRKRGLLKAMEIGKERKKSKIETLKQRKKKAESSASAKKRSS